The window TTAGGTCTCATCTATCGTCACTATTTATCTTTCCAAAAAAGATTTAACAAAACTTTGATACTAAATTAACAAGTCAAACGATCGATTTAAGTCGATCGGCACTGAAAATATTATATTCTTCTTCATGTGAAAATATTGTATCAAAATTTAGATACAAATTCACTTATataaattttgaagaaaaaaaaatatttcacattTTGTATTAATTcccaacatatgagatatttataaaaaaaaaaaacaaatcctATTTTTGTGTGGTAATTCGGCTAATGCTAAATACAAATCAAAGGGAAGCATCTCCTAACCCAACTGAACAAAACCCTCCTGTTGTTGAGATACCGCTACTAATGCTGCTGCAATGCGTACACAAATCCGATCCTATCCGAACAATTACCGCCACCTCTCCATCATAAATGTGGAAGATGATTGGAGTGCAGACCACTTCCATGCAAAGGAGAGTGCGATCTCGACATGTCAAGCCGCCATTGGTCCTAccgtgacgacgacgacgacgacgtaaACGAGTGGTATTGCCCATCCTTCTCCCCGGAGCTTGACGGCGACAACTGTGTGAGGCAAAGACAACGGGTCCTACTGCGCCTTCCTTTTACGTGGCTCGCCATGACCTTGGTTGGAAGAAGCTTTTGGTCACACCACGCATCATGTTCTTGAAGCTCGTAATGCCCACCCACCTCTCCGACACTCGATCGATTTCTTCCTTAATTAGAGATCACAAGTAGGATGAGCTGTGGTTCTTTCAATCTCTCTGCTGCAGCAGCATCCAAAGCAGGCAGGCAGGCAAGCACGGTTGACGTTGCCTGTCACTTGGTATGCATCCGAGCTAAGCATTCAAGCAAATTGCAGCATGTGCTTATCGAGAGGCTATGTGATTGATGTCTTATCAAAGGATTAAAGCCTACAAGCAGATTGATCGACCAGTAAACACTCGGTACACATAATAAGCCATGGAAAATGATCTACTTGCCTTGACCTCGATAGACAAGAACAAGTGAATCCATAGGTAGATTTGAGGAGATATGCTTGCTGAATATATGGATCATCTTTTCTATTATTGGTcacagcatatatatatatatgcattggaTGCAGTTAGTTTTCTTGATGTTTCCTTTATTGCCAGTCTGTGTCTGATACAGTCACTAGGTTTCTTTTTCTCACATGGATGTGCATCGATCACATAGGTTTTTAAGCTTCTTCATGTACTATTTGATCCCCAAAGGAAACACAGATTTGGCCTATAGCAGCATGTCTATAAAGTTGATACTGTGCTCAGGTACCATACACAACACGGCATTTGGAAAGACCCATCCATTTAGCTACATGCAAGATCACaactgtagagagagagagagagagagagagagaggccatcTCGTCATTTTACACCACTATGGCCTAACTTTTCCATTGGTTCATGTAGATGTAGATGGAGAATGTTTTGGCTACCAAGAGTAGTTGGAATCTTAGCATGTCCCTTCCAAATTATCATGCCATTAGGGTTTccaccctcttcttctttcctgttTCTGAACTAAACCACTAGCTAGCCTTAAGAGTCCAGTGCTCCTCTCATCAACACTTAGATCCTTCAAGGCTAAGAAACTCCCTCTTCACCCACATCTGTTCAGCCAACCCTACCACATATAATATAAGTGCTctccctttcctctctctctctctctctctctctctctctctctctctctctctctctctctctctctctctctctttctctctgctgCTACTTATGGATATTTGATTATCCACCTTCTCTCAAACCCTATCATCATAGggaaagaagaaggaggaggaggaggaagagaagaagaagaaggagaaggaggaggaggaggagaagaagaagaagaagaagaagaagaagaagaagaagaaacaaagaaaaagaagaagaaacaaacatGGTTTTTTCGTCGGTTCCAGCCTATATGGATCCACCCAACTGGAATCAGGTGAGTGCTCActaccttcctcttcttcccttccttCTAAGCTTTCTTTGGCTTCTTCATCAAAAAGGAAATCTGAAAGCAGAAGATATTCGCATCCTTTTCCTTATCTCATCTTGAATATACCACATCTTGAATTTTTTGGTCTctcgctctctccctctctctctctctcactccatGCCATGTTCATAGCAACAGCCGCTTCAGCTTCCGGCCGCTGCAGGTGGAGGCAGTGAGGCTCCTCAGCTCCTTCCGGGATTGGCAGCTGCACAGCGACCAGAAGGCGGTACGGTAGCTGCAGGCTTGGCCAGACCGATCTCCATGGCAGAACGAGCCCGCCTCGCGAAGATCCCGCAGCCGGAACAACCGCTCAAGTGCCCGCGGTGCGACTCCAcgaacaccaagttctgctacttcaACAACTACTCTCTCTCGCAGCCTCGCCACTTCTGCAAGACCTGTCGACGCTACTGGACCCGAGGCGGCGCCCTCCGAAACGTTCCCGTGGGTGGAGGCTGCCGTCGCAACAAGCGGAGTAAATCCTCGGGAAGCTCCTCCAAGTCGACCACCGCTGACCGCCAGGCAGGCAACTCATCTTCGTCTTCAACTGCCACGGGCCGCGGCGGCGCTCTCCCACCTAACATACCCCAGCCGGGCCAGTTGCCTTTCCTTGCCTCCATGCACACTTTCGCTGACTACGGTGCCTCAAATCCCAGCTTTAACTTCACGGGCATCCCAACCATCGATGCGGACGAGTACCAGATGGGAAGCATCTCGGGCGTCGGGATCGAGCAGTGGAAGCTGCCGCAGATCCA of the Musa acuminata AAA Group cultivar baxijiao chromosome BXJ2-10, Cavendish_Baxijiao_AAA, whole genome shotgun sequence genome contains:
- the LOC135624339 gene encoding dof zinc finger protein DOF5.1-like isoform X1; this encodes MVFSSVPAYMDPPNWNQQQPLQLPAAAGGGSEAPQLLPGLAAAQRPEGGTVAAGLARPISMAERARLAKIPQPEQPLKCPRCDSTNTKFCYFNNYSLSQPRHFCKTCRRYWTRGGALRNVPVGGGCRRNKRSKSSGSSSKSTTADRQAGNSSSSSTATGRGGALPPNIPQPGQLPFLASMHTFADYGASNPSFNFTGIPTIDADEYQMGSISGVGIEQWKLPQIQPFPFLGILEPPQQPPAVQSLSELYHFTGEGGGDSTMNRVLPKLPASSLITQLASVKMEDNSQGLNLPRQYSGLTANDQYWSSAGEAGSTSGGGWTTDFFNSSSSGNIL
- the LOC135624339 gene encoding dof zinc finger protein DOF5.1-like isoform X2, whose translation is MVFSSVPAYMDPPNWNQPLQLPAAAGGGSEAPQLLPGLAAAQRPEGGTVAAGLARPISMAERARLAKIPQPEQPLKCPRCDSTNTKFCYFNNYSLSQPRHFCKTCRRYWTRGGALRNVPVGGGCRRNKRSKSSGSSSKSTTADRQAGNSSSSSTATGRGGALPPNIPQPGQLPFLASMHTFADYGASNPSFNFTGIPTIDADEYQMGSISGVGIEQWKLPQIQPFPFLGILEPPQQPPAVQSLSELYHFTGEGGGDSTMNRVLPKLPASSLITQLASVKMEDNSQGLNLPRQYSGLTANDQYWSSAGEAGSTSGGGWTTDFFNSSSSGNIL
- the LOC135624339 gene encoding dof zinc finger protein DOF5.1-like isoform X3; translation: MAERARLAKIPQPEQPLKCPRCDSTNTKFCYFNNYSLSQPRHFCKTCRRYWTRGGALRNVPVGGGCRRNKRSKSSGSSSKSTTADRQAGNSSSSSTATGRGGALPPNIPQPGQLPFLASMHTFADYGASNPSFNFTGIPTIDADEYQMGSISGVGIEQWKLPQIQPFPFLGILEPPQQPPAVQSLSELYHFTGEGGGDSTMNRVLPKLPASSLITQLASVKMEDNSQGLNLPRQYSGLTANDQYWSSAGEAGSTSGGGWTTDFFNSSSSGNIL